Part of the Pelagicoccus enzymogenes genome is shown below.
GCGCCGCCTCGCCGAAATCGCCGTCGCCACGCCGCCCCCGCTCAACTTCTTCGGCAAGTTCGTGGTGGAGAAAAAAGGCAGCAACGTCGGAGAATTCGACATCAAGGCCAAAGCTCTCTCCCCGCTGCGCGACGCCGCTCGCGTATTCGCTTTGCAATACAATCTCGCCAGCCGCCACTCCACCGGCGGACGTTTCGAGGAGCTCGCCGAAGCCGTGCCCGAGCTGCGGGAAATCGCCCAGCACGCCTACGGTGCCTACGACTACCTGCTCCAGCTGCGCAACCTCACCGGTCTCGATCGCCGCGACTCCGGCCGCTACATCACCCCCTCCAAGCTCAGCAAGCTCGAGCGCGCCCAGCTCTCCAACATCTTCGACATCGTGCGCATGATCCAACAAGCCGTGCGTCGCACCTTCCACCTCGACCCGCGCATGCAGTGATCTGGCCCTTCTCCCAGCCCAAGGAACCCACCGTCGCCGCTTACCTCGCCAGCAAACCGAGCCAACGGCGCGAAGCGAAGGAGATCCGCGAACTCCCCATCGTGCTGCTCGACGCCGAAACCACCGGCTTCAAGATCGGCGTCGACCGGCTCCTCACCCTTGGCATCATACGCGTCCAAGCCCAGCAAATCCTCGTCGAAAGCGCCCGCAGCTGGACCGTCTACCAAGAAAAGCCCATCCTCAACGAAGCCGTAAAGGTGCACGGTATCCTGCCTTCCGATACCAACAACGGCAGGCCCGAAAAAGAGGTCATGCTCGAATTCCTCTCTGAATTGCAAGACGCCATCATCGTCGGCCACCACATCGGATTCGACACGGCCGTCCTCAACGAAGCCAGCAAACGCCACTTCCGCATTTCCATAAAAAACCGCGTCGTGGATACCGCCCACCTCGCCATGCAAGAGCTCACCGCCTTCAAGCGCACCGGATACGTCAACCAACGCCCCCCCACCCTCGAAGAGCTCTGCACCCATCTCAAAATGCCCATCCTCGAGCGCCATACCGCCCTCGGCGACGCCTACACCACCGGCCTGCTCTTCCTCAATCTCTGCGCCCGCATCAGCCGACGCCTCGGTCGCCCTGTCCAACTACGCGACCTCCCCAGATAACGCCCCCCTTTCCCCATGAAAATCACTATTCGCCACCTCCGAACTCTCGCTCTCGCCGCCGCCCTCGCCACTTCCAGCGCCTTCGCCTCCATTCCTGGCGAGCAACCGCACAGCGGCAACCCAATCCTCCCCGGCTACTACGCCGACCCTGCTATCGTCTCGTATCAAGGCAATCACTACATTTACGCCACCATCGATCCCTGGGGTGGCGAGCAGCTCTCCTGCTGGGAATCCAGCGACTTCAAGAACTGGAAGCTCAACCTGCTCAACTGGCCCACCAAAACCGCCTGTACCGGCCCCACCTCCATGGGAGCCATGGTCTGGGCCCCCTCCGTCGTGCAAGGCACCGACGGCAAATTCTACATGCACGTATCCGTGGGAAGCGAGGTCTGGGTGGGCGTCGCCGAACACCCGCTCGGCCCCTGGGAAAACCCGCTCGGAGACCGGCCCATGATCTCCGCCGACTTCGACCGCGAGTTCCACATGATCGACGCCCAGGCCTTCATCGACGACGACGGCTCCGCCTACCTCTACTGGGGCTCCGGCTGGAATTGGGTCAACGGCGCCTGCTTCGCCGCCAAGCTCGCTCCCGACATGGC
Proteins encoded:
- a CDS encoding 3'-5' exonuclease, producing MIWPFSQPKEPTVAAYLASKPSQRREAKEIRELPIVLLDAETTGFKIGVDRLLTLGIIRVQAQQILVESARSWTVYQEKPILNEAVKVHGILPSDTNNGRPEKEVMLEFLSELQDAIIVGHHIGFDTAVLNEASKRHFRISIKNRVVDTAHLAMQELTAFKRTGYVNQRPPTLEELCTHLKMPILERHTALGDAYTTGLLFLNLCARISRRLGRPVQLRDLPR